The genomic segment atatttttggGTAATGATAAATCTTGCAATTCTAACTTCATGTTATGTTATGACTGTCAATTTAGTTTTTGGTTTTAGACTCCATTCCAAGTCATTAATAATACAAGGTGAACTAatcttaaagagaaaaaaaagagaataatagTAGTGAATTAATAATCTTCATCCATGTAGTTTACtgtttatgaattaaaataaaaatacatatttttaattaattttttaaccgtactaataggaaataaaaaaaagtaaggaTGTTTTAGTTTTGGAATAATGAATTTGTCATCGATgtattaatttagaattataaCCTAGGCGTTTTTAATTTACTTCTCCTCGTTATATTGCTAACTTTAAAAGGATTAAACAATTTCTCtccaaatattttttctatcaaATTGCAATTATATTactgaaataaatattataatagaaaaaaagaacaaGTGCAAATGTTCTCCTATAAACAGATACAGCAttcaaaagaaagagaaagaggtcTAAGTGACAACCCAAATACTACACAGCAAACTGATAAGAAACAACAGCAAATATGCACTCAATTGATCCCTTCACTTTTCTGTCAACCGGAGAAtcttttgtttataatttgttCTCCCATATACCTGTATCAAATTGATAAAAGAGTTAATAAATCATTGATATTattactgttattattattatcaatatcAAATCATGACATCTATATACTAAAGTATTCCAATAATTATGTACCTTCCAAGCATCATGACAGTGGCTTGAGGATTAGTTCCAGGTGAGCGATAAAAGGTGGATCCATCAATTACCCTCAGAGCTTCGACCCCAATAACCTTATAATCATGATCAACAACTTTACCAGTGAGGCACCCTCCATGGTAATGCCAAATTGTTAGCACAGTGTCTATGCAATACTGTTGTAAAGAATAAGCAGTATTGACATGTTTTGGCCTCAAGTTCATTGGTATCAGCAACATCAAGTTCAATAGAGCTTGGACTGGCAAGTTGGGGTACCGGAACTTTGATAATGCTTTTGAGTTTACCACATCAATGATGGTTTTCATGCCTTCAACACAGATTCTCAAATCCTCTGGATCCTTGAAATAATTAAAGGTAACTGATGGATTATCACTAGGATTTGTGGTTATGAGCTCCAAATGACCTGTGGATCGTGGTCCTGTGATCTTTTCAATAATGATTCCTCCTTTCAGAGTTGGACCCGTTAAAAATCTAACCAAGTCTGCAACCCTCTGCGTGTTTTCTGAGGAAAACGTCGAAGGCTGACCAGACTTCAAACGAGAACAAATTTCATAACATATCACCCTTATTAgtaaacattcaaattcaaaaatcaagCAGCATATGGGACACTGACCTGGTTTGACACAAATTCAAAAATCTTTTGAAGTCTTTCAGACCAAGAAGGGCCCAAACTTAATCCACTGCCTGTTTCAATGAAGCTACCAGACTTTGTGATGCCCACTGTTTGGACCAGAGAGACTTCAACAGGCAAAGGGGAAGGAACCACCAGAACGTTCATTGGATTATCTGCCATGTCTTGACCCACCCAGGGCCGATCCAAAACCACCGTGATTCCATGAGCCTGCAGATGTTTAGCAGAACCAATCCCACTCAGCATCAACAACTGTGGGCTTCCAATTGCCCCAGCTGATAAGATTATCTCATTCTTTCCTTTTCTGTTTAAGTATGCTCTATGCATCACTCCCATTGCATCTATGAATATTACTCCATAAGCTTCTGGTCTTCTTTTTCCTGTAAAAGAATATTCAAACGCATTGCCATCACTCTTACTACAATAAGGAAAACAAGGAAGCCAAGTTTGTTACATTTCATCACAAAATCAATCCACCTTACAAAAAGTTATAAAGTTATTAACAAAATCTTACAAAAAGTTGAAATTGATGAGTTAgttctaatttataaaaaaaaaaaaattattttatcttattttcttctccttgCCTGTGTTATATCTAAATAGTATCTTCTGCACTGTGGCATGGAGATAAACAGAAATGTTCTTGGGATCAGCATACTCTAACAAATCAGCTGCAGTGTGCCTGTTACCCTTCTTATCAAAAATTGTCCCTCCAATCTTCGTCCCATTTAAGTGATCATAAGTAAATTCATTATAAGGCAACACGCCTACTTCCAGCAACCCATCTCTCACTGCTGACTGCCACTGCAGCATAGGGGGCTCAAAAACCACTTTCTTTTCAACCCATTTATACGATTCCTCAGCCAAAGACTCATTCCAACCAGAAATCCTTATGTAGTCAGAGCTAGCCCTTGAATAGAAGCCTGCATTCAACACCGAGCCACCACCCAGAACACGAGCCCTGGCATTGAGGACCCCATCTGTGGATATGAACGGTTGGGAAAAAGATGAAGGGCTTATGTCAGCGAGGGAATTGACAAAGTTCTTTAGGTGGATTCGCTCTGGGTTTGTGTAAGGAGAACCTCCTCTTTCAAGGACTAAAACTCTTGCACCCTGTGAGAGAGTTGCTGCAAGGGGACACCCACTTGTTCCTCCACCAATGACAATGTAGTCATAAGACAAGAATGGTGGAGCAGATGTTGCTTCTCTTACAAATGCGTACTTTGAAGCTGCATGGACacaagaagataaaaaagaaatgaatgaGGTGAAAAGAGTTACAAAGAGACACTACAGCCATCAACCAAACCAACTAGACAAAAGAAACCTTCTTgttctcattttttatattttcaattcttTGATGAAAACAAACTAATAGTAAAACCCCTTTGTAACAACAATATGGGaccccaaaaaaaaaattgaaaaggaaaagtCGTACTTCACAGCAAAGCATTTACCTTTACCAGAATGAGATAAACCAGAAAGCAATATGCACTCAACAAGAAGTGCCCATATAAATTTATCCAACGTCCAACCCATTGATTGATGTGTATCTTCACTTGTTAGGAAAAGAGTTCTGAAACCCTTATTATAACCAGAAATTTAAAGTCACCACTACATGCACTACCCTTTGCTCTTGTCTGTTCAACTACATTCAAAGCTTGTCTCATTCCATACAAAGATCAAGTGTTCTTGAAATTGTCAAAATGCATGAAGCGTGACAGGGACATCGATTAGATCTTTTAAATTGTCCTATAAACTATACGTCAAAATAATTTGTGGTTAACCAGCCTACTTCATTGTTGTATCACAATCATAAAGAAAACCGTATACAACTCTCAAGATTAGAGAGGGATAAAGACACGACAAACGAAAGTATTTAGGATATCCAAACTGAAACAACCTTTCTTGTAAATTAACCTACATTCTTTTTTCAAAGAAtcttatattgttattttaacaCTGTAATAGTAAAATCCACGAGTCAACTAATCAACCTTAGATTTTATCTAGAGATGAACTTACTCCTTTTGAAATGCacaagtaatttatttaaattttgtttgactAGAGTATATTGAAAtgcaatattttaacatttaatggGTTAGTTTCATATGTATTTTGTAacaataatgtatttttatttttttgcattcAAACAACATTTACAACAATAATGTAATctaacatttattttctttgaagtCTTAGAATACACTATatgtttttatactttttttttgtcatgtAGGGTAAGATATGTATATGAAGACATCTAGGACATTTGTGCCTAAATGTGTTGAGTTTGTATTATATCTGGCAACTGACTGTGAGACAAACTAATCAAGACagataaatatcattaatagtCAATTAATACGTTTAATGGTCATATTAAGGACAAATATACAGTATTTATGAGTGATTGACAGGTTATATTTGCCAAAAATATACTGaactaatggttaatcaatggacttGGTTGCCACAAGTCCTATAAATATACCATTGGTATCAAGGTACAGAGATATTTTTCTCGATCCTAATAAAATATggacctctttatgaaacatatctgacttgagcgtcagagtgtcttctgcacGTCAACAACTCATCAAAGTGGATAGCATTCtcggagaggattgaagatcaaaagagagcagagCAAGGAAGAACGACCGACCCTCcaaccaattcaaccgaaacagaGTCTTATGGTATGATTATAAGATAAAGAAGTCTAGTTGAATACATGTCAACCAATCACAACAATGTTTCTCACATATCTCAATACATCTTGACCACCTATGCCTAGATGTCTCGGTCCTCGTATATGATCTCGCGTCATAATGGCTTGGCTAAATACATGTTGGCCAATCAAAATCGTTGACTGAGTTGATTAACTTAAGATCATGATTAGGTAGATGAATTAACCAAAAACTAATTAAGGTAATTAGTCATTTGGGCCAGTTCCATTCAGgtaaaaaaatccataaacaTGGTATAAATAGTAAAGTACATGAGGTacattaattatgttaattaattactgcATTTATTACCTTCTTACTTACTTAGTTGACTTGTGTCGAAGTGTCTTCTACAGGTACAAACCTTATTCAGCTTGAGGAGGACGAGTACCTTAAGGTCAGAGCTTGGAGTGTTCAGAGTTTGAGTATTTGTAGAGTATAATTGACATTGCAAGAACAATTGGTGCCCATTGTAGAGCTGGCATATATACTTTGTGAAGAAAAGAGTTATATGGTTTCCACAAGGAGCAGGATGATCAGAGCAAAGGAAGTAGGTTTATGACTCTTCTTAGTTGACATAGCTGTGATGTTAGAAGCGCAAATGAAAATGCAACAAGATTTGTAGAGTTTAAGATGAGAAGTGTTGAAGAGATGAATGCCTTAAGGCAAAAGAACGCCAAACTCAGAAGGGTCGAGGTTAAGCAGTAATTGGCaaatggaagaaaaaggaaatccTTGAGAATGTAGGATCAGTGCAAAAGGTTGTATCATCCCACCTCCACGTTGCCCATGAAGTAGAAGGGAAAAGCAACTATAAAACTCGACGGGCAACAGACAACTCCTCAGCAAAAGGAGGAAATCGTTGACATCCCTTTGTTGATGGCATCACGGATACCTCACTCCCTAAGCAATGGAAGACCTTGACACTAGATCGATATGATGGTAACATTGATCCAGATGAACATGCCATCATATACGTTACCCAAGTAAGTATGTATTTGATTGGTGATATTGTTATGTGCAAAGCCTATTGTACAATCTTGAAAGGAGCATCCTAAAGTGGTTTACCCGCTTACCCCTTTACTTCATCGGTTGCTTTACACCTTGACATCATCCTTCACACCATTGTTCACCACATAGTAGGCATTGTGTTTCAATTATACAAACCTCAACAAGGCTTGCTCAAAGAACGTCTACCGCTATCCAATATCGACCGATTGTTGGATGGGGCAATCAGTCGCAattagggatggcaaaaaaatccTTGAGTACGGGTATCCGCGACGGTTAGTTACTACCCACGGATAACAGGTAGCGAATATTTTAATACTCGCTTCTAAACGGGTTGGGTGCGAGTATTAAACTATCCGTCCCATGAGTACCCACTATccgcaaaaataaaatattaatttttattttttaaattaaatttaattaaaaataaaattaatttatattttatttgattaaaaattaaatttaatttatatttaatttactttatattatattatatatatttttttgtaattttatttaaattttatttaaaaaatatataaatattttttttattttttttgttatgtgcAAGTATTTTCTAAGTGGATATCCATGAATAATGGACGAATTACggattagatttttttttataagacaAGTTGCCGGTAAATACTATCGGTGTCTGATCCCACTCATTGTATCTGTAGTCACAATGTATTGAGCTTTGTAAACATTTACGTAGGCTACAATCAAATTCCCATTGGAAACAAACGGAACATTATCTTTATAACATAAGATATCAACTATTATTATGAGTTCATAACTTTTGGTCTTAAAAACATAGGAACAATGTACCAAAACTTATTATGAATGAGCTATTCAAACACCTAATCAATAAACATTAAAGTATATGTAGACTAGTTTACAAACTGATAAATCACATCAATAAAGGACTTGACCGATGGACTTATACACAAGTTTGCTACTCTTGATATTTTCGGTAAGTTGAAGAGCAATTGTGATCGCTCGTCCAATCGGTGTCTAAGCTGGTTCAGTGTTTTTGTTAGCAAATCtatcttattattaatttaataatgttGAATTAGAATTAAATTCTAATACCGCGATATACCCCTACTAGTTTGGTAGCACCTATGAAGATCAACGTGTGATATCTAACCTACCCTTACATTTCCTTGTTACTCAACTCTCCCACTGCTTCATGAATTTCAAAGCATTGATGATATCCTCACTTCTCAccaaatcaatattttcttctgCCTCATTATATTAACCCAAAACTCTCTTCTGCCAATGGAATACTTACCCACGTTTtgcatttaaaattaaatatttccgATCATTGACTCTATATAATTAAATGTTCAAAGATTTTTAATCAAGCagtttagaatttaaattttaataatagttCCAACTtcacttaatttaaaaattttagttaaaatctAACacgtgaaattaaaaaaaatgactttgtCAAACTGTCCCACTCTAGACCAAGTCCGCCAACCCCCTCATGACAGGCGCAAGTCGTCTCCCTGAGATGATCTATGCGGTTGAAATTTCAACTGCGACTATCTCCCACATACAAATATTTTGTATACATCAAATTAAAACAAGTTTAACTTTTGAAGCCTAAGCTACGAGATTAGGGTTGGGCATAATGTAAGACCCGTAAATTTTGGGaatggtggggacatggtgggcACCACCCTTTCATTTATTGAGCTGCATTATTGAAGGGGCAGCAATTAGAAGTCACGAGAGTTGTCTTTTTGGAAGTGGGGAGCAAGAAAACGTCCGTGATTCTCTTGTGTTTGGCACCATGCAAGCTTGAAAGATAAAAGGAGGTACTCGTTTCTGAAATGGAGAAGAAGCCTTGCTACCTTGCTGCCATTTTTGTgagagaaggagaagttcaaagcTTGGTGGAATTGCTTGGAGCTGCAAGTTTTGGAAGAGTTAGACTCAaagaattcacaaaggaagtcctcaagaggtaaggggtgctagatttttttgttttgattagtTAACCTTACTGTTTTTGTAGAAATCTAAAAGCtttagagttaaaaatggaggttttctggttttctggaaaacctgcgattctgcagaatctgcagaatcgcgttcgtccaatttggtttcaaattggacgttcgtccaaaactagacaaattgaacgttcgttcaagtTGATTTGAACGCTCGTTTTCTTTAGCCtgacgagcgttcgctcatGCGTTGCTCATGCGTTCATCCATTGTAGCTTGGTTTGGACGAGCGTTGACGAGCGGGGGATTTATAGTGGAAAGGTGTAATTGTGTACGTCTGTGAACGTTCGCcattttccaggtaagggaagcttatctgatttaattcatgttgagTGCTtcgtttgaacgttcgttaattaCTGTATGAATATATTGCATGATGTGCTGCGATTGGAgctgcatgaacgttcgttgtttACTGAGTGAAAATGAATATGACTAAGTTACGTTTGTTGTATGAAATACATGAGACTTGGATGATATGAACTATATGAAGATTGTAAATTGTACCATGACTTGAACGAATGGAATTTATGAAACTGTATGATGAGAAATGAACTGGAATGtaaatgaattgaaaaagaGTTTCCCTTCATATTGAATGTTCGTattgaacggtctttgaccgttcgtgttaacacccaattttgtccgggtaatttttaataaaaaatatatacttctttcctttttatgaTGTTTACTTCATTTTATTTCACTTGGTTTTATCGATT from the Vigna angularis cultivar LongXiaoDou No.4 chromosome 3, ASM1680809v1, whole genome shotgun sequence genome contains:
- the LOC108325705 gene encoding protein HOTHEAD, with amino-acid sequence MGWTLDKFIWALLVECILLSGLSHSGKASKYAFVREATSAPPFLSYDYIVIGGGTSGCPLAATLSQGARVLVLERGGSPYTNPERIHLKNFVNSLADISPSSFSQPFISTDGVLNARARVLGGGSVLNAGFYSRASSDYIRISGWNESLAEESYKWVEKKVVFEPPMLQWQSAVRDGLLEVGVLPYNEFTYDHLNGTKIGGTIFDKKGNRHTAADLLEYADPKNISVYLHATVQKILFRYNTGKRRPEAYGVIFIDAMGVMHRAYLNRKGKNEIILSAGAIGSPQLLMLSGIGSAKHLQAHGITVVLDRPWVGQDMADNPMNVLVVPSPLPVEVSLVQTVGITKSGSFIETGSGLSLGPSWSERLQKIFEFVSNQSGQPSTFSSENTQRVADLVRFLTGPTLKGGIIIEKITGPRSTGHLELITTNPSDNPSVTFNYFKDPEDLRICVEGMKTIIDVVNSKALSKFRYPNLPVQALLNLMLLIPMNLRPKHVNTAYSLQQYCIDTVLTIWHYHGGCLTGKVVDHDYKVIGVEALRVIDGSTFYRSPGTNPQATVMMLGRYMGEQIINKRFSG